The following coding sequences are from one Nicotiana tomentosiformis chromosome 3, ASM39032v3, whole genome shotgun sequence window:
- the LOC104105895 gene encoding uncharacterized protein At1g28695-like has product MDLKNTNFKNLINEYYNYIVYTLLALVLLSILLLSSSGNYSSNFALFPMRSSVCQPSKTFNMKIYGDKLEEALAGAATKDKTVIIAIVNKAYVEGDKPMLDIFLDGFWLGKGTAKLIKHLLIVAMDQTSYRRCKFLGLHCYKLQTDGVDFIGEKLYMSEDFIKMMWRRTRFLGDVLKRGYNFIFTDTDVLWLRNPFPKLSHNKTIDLQISTDNFNGNQWSEANLINTGFYMIRSNNKTISLFDAWYAKKDNSTGLKEQDVLQNLMRGGEFRNLGLKVRFLDTVYFSGFCQNSKDVRAVVTVHSNCCRRISAKMADLIAVIHDWKRFMSATTNDTLTFQWTPHDHCRNSWQN; this is encoded by the exons ATGGATTTGAAGAATACGAATTTCAAAAAtctcatcaatgaatactataacTATATTGTGTATACACTTCTAGCTTTAGTTTTATTATCTATTCTCCTCTTAAGCTCTTCTGGTAATTACAGCAGTAATTTTGCTTTATTTCCTATGCGAAGCTCCGTTTGTCAACCTTCAAAAACA TTTAACATGAAAATATATGGAGATAAGCTAGAAGAAGCATTAGCGGGAGCTGCAACGAAGGACAAGACGGTAATTATTGCAATTGTAAATAAAGCATACGTGGAGGGAGATAAGCCGATGCTAGATATTTTCTTAGATGGTTTTTGGCTAGGAAAAGGCACTGCGAAATTAATCAAACACCTTTTGATCGTTGCGATGGATCAAACGTCGTACAGAAGGTGCAAGTTTCTTGGACTCCATTGCTATAAGCTCCAAACGGACGGTGTTGATTTCATCGGAGAGAAATTGTATATGTCTGAAGATTTTATAAAGATGATGTGGCGAAGAACCCGGTTCTTAGGCGACGTTCTAAAACGTGGTTATAACTTCATCTTCACG GACACTGATGTGTTATGGCTAAGAAATCCATTCCCAAAGTTGAGCCACAACAAAACCATAGACTTGCAGATCAGTACAGACAATTTCAACGGCAACCAATGGTCCGAAGCCAATCTCATTAACACAGGCTTTTACATGATCAGATCAAACAACAAAACCATTTCATTGTTTGATGCGTGGTACGCGAAGAAAGACAATTCTACTGGATTAAAAGAACAAGACGTTCTGCAAAACCTAATGCGCGGAGGAGAATTTCGAAACTTAGGCCTTAAAGTGAGGTTCTTAGACACTGTTTATTTCAGCGGGTTTTGTCAAAACAGTAAGGATGTTAGGGCCGTTGTGACTGTTCACTCCAACTGTTGCAGAAGAATTAGTGCTAAAATGGCTGATTTGATAGCAGTGATTCATGATTGGAAGAGGTTTATGAGTGCCACTACAAATGACACTTTGACGTTTCAATGGACGCCTCATGATCACTGTCGCAACTCGTGGCAAAATTGA